The Parus major isolate Abel chromosome Z, Parus_major1.1, whole genome shotgun sequence genome has a window encoding:
- the ROR2 gene encoding tyrosine-protein kinase transmembrane receptor ROR2: MDPAAAAGLRGAAGRLLLLLAAASLLLLRTAGEMEIPDSNDPLGHVDGFDRQIPTPKGYFLTFLEPVNNITVVQGQTAILHCKVAGNPSPNVRWLKNDAPVVQEPRRIIIRKTDYGSRLRIQDLDTTDTGYYQCVASNGMKTITATGVLFVRLGPTNSPNHNLQEDYHEDGFCQPYRGIACARIIGNRTIYVDSLQMQGEIENRITAAFTMIGTSTHLSDQCSQFAIPSFCHFVFPLCDERSRNPKPRELCRDECEVLENDLCRQEYNIARSNPLILMQLQLPKCEDLPRPDTLEAANCIRIGIPVERLSRYHQCYNGSGADYRGTVSVTKSGHTCQLWDSQSPHNHDLTSTQFPELGGGHAYCRNPGGQMDGPWCFTKNKNVRMELCDIPSCSPRDNSKMGILYILVPSIAIPLVIACLFFLVCMCRNKQKASAATPQRRQLMASPSQDMEMPLINQHKQAKLKEINLSTVRFMEELGEERFGKVYKGHLFGTAPGEQTQAVAIKTLKDKAELALREEFKHEAMMRSRLQHPNIVCLLGIVTKEQPISMIFSYCSHSDLHEFLVMRSPHSDVGSTDDDKTVKSTLEPADFFHIVTQIAAGMEYLSSHHVVHKDLATRNILVFDKLNVKISDLGLFREVYAADYYKLMGNSLLPIRWMSPEAIMYGKFSIDSDIWSYGVVLWEVFSYGLQPYCGYSNQDVIEMIRNRQVLPCPDDCPTWIYTLMLECWNEFPNRRPRFKDIHNRLRTWGNLSNYNSSAQTSGASNTTQTSSLSTSPVSNVSNARYIGPKQKTPAFPQPQFIQMKGQMRPMVPPPQLYIPVNGYQPMPAYGAYLPNFYPVQIPMQMAPQQIPPQIIPKPGSHHSGSGSTSTGYVTTAPSNASVADRAALLSEGTDDTHNGVEDIAQSPVQEEEEEEGSVPETELLGDNDTLQMDEAEIQSEA; this comes from the exons GTTATTTCCTGACCTTCTTGGAACCAGTAAACAATATCACTGTCGTCCAGGGGCAAACAGCAATCCTCCACTGCAAGGTAGCAGGAAATCCATCTCCGAATGTCAGATGGCTTAAAAACGATGCTCCAGTGGTTCAGGAGCCCAGACGGATCAtcatcagaaaaacagattatgGTTCACGTCTGCGAATCCAGGATCTGGATACCACAGACACAGGATACTACCAGTGCGTGGCTTCGAATGGCATGAAGACAATAACTGCAACAGGAGTTCTGTTTGTCAGGCTTG GTCCAACAAACAGCCCAAATCACAATCTTCA AGAAGATTACCATGAAGATGGGTTCTGTCAGCCGTATAGGGGAATTGCGTGTGCACGAATCATTGGAAACAGAACCATTTATGTGGACTCCCTCCAGATGCAAGGGGAAATTGAAAACCGAATTACTG CTGCGTTCACCATGATTGGCACCTCAACGCATTTGTCTGACCAGTGCTCGCAGTTCGCTATACCTTCCTTCTGCCACTTCGTGTTTCCCCTGTGCGACGAGCGTTCTCGGAACCCTAAGCCACGGGAGCTGTGTCGGGATGAATGTGAAGTTCTGGAGAATGATCTCTGTAGGCAGGAGTACAACATTGCTAGGTCAAACCCCCTCATCTTGATGCAGCTGCAGTTGCCTAAGTGTGAGGACCTCCCGCGCCCCGACACCTTGGAAGCTGCCAACTGCATAAGAATTGGGATCCCTGTGGAGAGACTGAGCCGGT ATCATCAGTGCTACAATGGCTCTGGAGCTGACTACAGAGGGACTGTCAGTGTTACCAAGTCTGGCCACACATGCCAACTCTGGGACTCTCAGAGTCCCCACAACCATGATCTGACAAGCACACAGTTTCCAGAGCTAGGTGGAGGACATGCGTATTGTCGAAATCCTGGAGGTCAAATGGATGGTCCCTGGTGTtttacaaagaacaaaaacGTACGCATGGAACTGTGTGACATACCTTCTTGTA GTCCACGTGACAACAGCAAAATGGGAATCCTCTACATCCTTGTTCCCAGCATAGCCATCCCTCTGGTGATAGCCTGTCTTTTCTTCCTGGTCTGCATGTGCAGAAACAAGCAGAAGGCATCTGCTGCTACACCTCAGCGCCGCCAGCTGATGGCATCTCCCAGCCAAGACATGGAAATGCCACTCATTAATCAACACAAACAG gctaagcttaaagaaattaatctctCCACTGTGCGATTTATGGAGGAACTAGGAGAGGAGAGGTTTGGCAAAGTCTACAAGGGGCATCTCTTTGGTACAGCACCAGGTGAACAGACACAAGCTGTTGCCATTAAGACTCTTAAAGACAAAGCAGAACTGGCTCTTCGGGAAGAATTTAAACATGAGGCAATGATGAGATCACGGTTACAGCACCCAAACATAGTTTGTTTGCTGGGAATAGTGACAAAGGAGCAACCTATAAGTATGATATTTAGTTATTGTTCCCACAGTGATCTCCATGAGTTCCTGGTGATGAGATCTCCCCACTCAGATGTTGGCAGCACTGATGATGACAAGACAGTAAAATCTACTCTGGAACCAGCAGACTTTTTTCACATTGTGACTCAGATAGCTGCAGGAATGGAATATCTTTCTAGCCACCATGTTGTCCACAAGGACTTGGCCACTAGAAATATACTGGTGTTTGATAAACTGAATGTGAAAATATCTGATTTGGGCCTTTTCAGGGAAGTTTATGCTGCTGACTACTACAAATTGATGGGAAATTCCCTTCTTCCTATCCGGTGGATGTCCCCTGAGGCTATTATGTATGGCAAGTTTTCTATTGATTCGGATATATGGTCATACGGAGTTGTGTTGTGGGAAGTTTTCAGCTATGGCCTGCAGCCTTACTGTGGTTATTCCAACCAGGATGTCATTGAGATGATCAGGAACCGACAAGTTTTGCCATGTCCCGATGACTGCCCGACATGGATATACACATTGATGTTGGAGTGTTGGAATGAATTTCCCAACAGAAGACCAAGATTTAAGGATATACATAACAGACTAAGAACATGGGGGAACCTTTCTAATTACAACAGCTCAGCGCAAACTTCCGGGGCAAGCAACACCACACAAACAAGTTCTCTCAGCACAAGCCCTGTTAGCAATGTCAGCAATGCTAGATACATTGGACCAAAGCAGAAAACTCCAGCCTTCCCTCAACCTCAGTTCATACAAATGAAAGGCCAGATGAGACCAATGGTCCCACCTCCTCAGCTCTACATTCCAGTTAATGGTTACCAGCCAATGCCTGCCTATGGTGCTTACTTGCCAAATTTTTATCCTGTCCAAATTCCAATGCAAATGGCTCCTCAGCAAATACCTCCCCAGATCATTCCCAAACCGGGCTCCCACCACAGTGGGAGTGGATCTACCAGCACAGGCTATGTAACAACAGCACCTTCCAATGCATCAGTGGCcgacagagctgctctgctgtcagaaGGCACGGATGACACACACAATGGAGTGGAAGATATTGCCCAGAGCCCTgtccaggaggaggaggaagaagagggcTCTGTGCCTGAAACAGAATTGCTGGGAGATAATGACACACTTCAGATGGATGAAGCAGAAATTCAATCAGAAGCCTAA